The genomic segment GGGTGCATCTTCCCCTTCCCTACTGCAGCTGTCCCGGCCTTCAGTAGATATTCAAAGTCACTCCTCTTACAAAGACTAAGTGTGCTGAATGGATTTCCCTTAAACTACTTGATGCAAAGAAATGGAGGATGTCAACAGAATCACCCATGATTAATCATCAACATGTTTCCTGTCTAGCAACTCAAAATGTCCTAAATCAAGCAATACTAATAATGTCCAGATTGGTACTTCTGAAAATTCACTTGGTCTTTGATTTCCACAATGCCTGGATTCTCTATAATAGCATTTTCAAAAGtaactgaatattttatatattccataGGACAGTCATGGATCTTCAATTAAGTAATCACTTTTTCTAGCAAAGTAAGCAAGCTATCTAGTTATCCAAAATTGATTTAGTTATGTCATGCTTTATCTGCACAAGAAAGCAATTTTGTAAGTGAAAACGGATAACCTAAATAAACTAGTAAGTTTTCAAACTACTAAAGGGCTCCACGGCTTTAAAAAGTACAGTCACAGAAAATGCCACTTTTTatggaaaagttttattttattttgtaaaaggtAATGTTTTGAGTATACTTACTTTACTCTTTCAAAGCAATGCAAGTACAATGATAAGCATTTGAATAAAAAGTACCCTGTTTTATGAGCTTATTTTTTAACATAGTGAAGGCATACTCTCACTGAAAGTAGAAATATGTGATCCAATTACAAAACATAACATTTaagaataaacacacacaacTGAATAGTTATGAAAAAATAGAGGATTAATCAAaatattctgtttaaaaatattaaattcaagTTATATGGaaattttatgcataaaaatCATATTGTATAATCAGAATGAATCTTCAGTGgtcatttctgaaaaacaaatactaactttagttaaaaagttaaacttttacttctctttttcaaagtattttcaaaaCTTCACTATTCAAATTAAAATAGGATATTTTAGCAATTTACTTCAAAGACGTATTATATAATTCTTGTCCCAAGAAATCTTCTTGCGATGTTTGTAAATAAATCTACTAACAGAAAAGAGTAAGAAAAGCCAATCTAGGAAAGAAAATAGTTCAATTAAGTGAGAGTCAAAGTGCGAATTAAATCTATGGGTTTTTTTCCTCCCCATCATTTCTTTTCATGTTGTCTTTGGAGACAGAGTAATTTGTAGGCAGCTCACCTTGATCTACATTTTCTCTCTCTAATCTCTCTTGGCTGTGATATAGTACAGGGAACCGCTAATATCACCCCCTCCATTTTGCCAGACAGGAATACCGAAGGCCAAATCTTATGACCATCCTCGGGTTGCAACAAGTAACGTTTACTTCAGCAACAAAGTGGACCTCTCTAGAGATTATTTTGTTGTACTGTCTTGTTGCCTTAATACgaattaatcattaaaaaaaataaactgaaaaccaGAAATTCAAACTGTCCATAGacaaataatcatttaaaagttGGGAAAATGAGAAATGGAGCCTTAACCACTGCAAGTCTCCCCTCCTCCATTCCTGGCTCACACAATTCCAGGAATAGAATCCTAAACATAAACCTAAGCTTCCCCTTTACTGCATTAAGAAAGTGTCACTTCTTTGCATCAAATGGGTTGAAAGCTTTGGGAGATGAACGGGAAATTTCAAGTCCACCACTTTCATCAATTTCCCTTGTCCTTCCCGTTCTCAGTCCGCACTCCCAAGGCCCGGGCAGCGTCACCGGGAAGCGGCTTGAGGGAGTTGGCCTGCCTCGCGGCCGTGGGGGTGGCCAGGGAAGGCGCGGTGGCGCACAGCGGTGTCCTCTTCAGCTTTATCACCCGCTGGGGTGTAGGCTTCTTGTCGGAAAGTAGCACCTTAGCTGGAGGTAAGTGCGTGCCTCCATTTTCAGCGCTCGCAGCCCCAAGGGAAGCCTGAGGATGCCCAGGTGCCCCTGTGCCCTCCAGGGCCGTGGTTCTAGAAGGTGCAGAGCGCTGAGCTGCCTTTCTGCGGCTACCACTTTGAAACCTGTATGCTGTCGCCCCAGCCGACGTCTGGACGGCACTGGCTGGAGACACCGTGAGGGAGGCCGAGTTCTTGACTTTGATTTGGGTACTTGTGGAAGGGCCCAAAAATCTAACTGGCTTAGGACCAGTCTTACAGTTCACACCTTCGTCCTCTTCATTGAACGTTATCAGTCGCCTAGAAATACAGAAGCATGTCATTTTCCACATGTACAGTTTTAGTAACTCATGAAAACATCTCCAAAGTTTACCTTCAGCGTTAACAGAAAGGTTTTGGTCAAGAATTAAAGAGTCAAGAGGTTTATGGGCACCTACCTCATCTCTCATCTCCCACCAAGGTCAGTAAGCAAGTTTACAAAAGATTGGTCTCAATTTGAATACAAATTATGTAAACTCACACATAATATTAATACCAGCAAATTAAAATTTGGCATGTTACATAAGAATTATACAACATATCACCCTGTTCCCAAGTATCATGATGTGACCTACAGGATAACCAGAAATATCACAAATTGTTTTTCCCAGAACTGCAGTTCAAACAGatttagtgaagaaaaaaaaatttcacaa from the Macaca nemestrina isolate mMacNem1 chromosome 11, mMacNem.hap1, whole genome shotgun sequence genome contains:
- the LOC105468127 gene encoding BTB/POZ domain-containing protein KCTD18 isoform X3, with the translated sequence MFCNISREAGNNVQYIWSYYSVAELKKMMDAFDAWEGKGVSYWRVPHELIECWTLEERPLLGSLRHMAPIRKRRLITFNEEDEGVNCKTGPKPVRFLGPSTSTQIKVKNSASLTVSPASAVQTSAGATAYRFQSGSRRKAAQRSAPSRTTALEGTGAPGHPQASLGAASAENGGTHLPPAKVLLSDKKPTPQRVIKLKRTPLCATAPSLATPTAARQANSLKPLPGDAARALGVRTENGKDKGN
- the LOC105468127 gene encoding BTB/POZ domain-containing protein KCTD18 isoform X2, with amino-acid sequence METYSLRSNIELKKALTDFCDSYGLVCNKPTVWVLHYLNTSGASCESRIIGVYATKTDGTDAIDKQLGGRIHSKSIFKREAGNNVQYIWSYYSVAELKKMMDAFDAWEGKGVSYWRVPHELIECWTLEERPLLGSLRHMAPIRKRRLITFNEEDEGVNCKTGPKPVRFLGPSTSTQIKVKNSASLTVSPASAVQTSAGATAYRFQSGSRRKAAQRSAPSRTTALEGTGAPGHPQASLGAASAENGGTHLPPAKVLLSDKKPTPQRVIKLKRTPLCATAPSLATPTAARQANSLKPLPGDAARALGVRTENGKDKGN
- the LOC105468127 gene encoding BTB/POZ domain-containing protein KCTD18 isoform X4; translated protein: MMDAFDAWEGKGVSYWRVPHELIECWTLEERPLLGSLRHMAPIRKRRLITFNEEDEGVNCKTGPKPVRFLGPSTSTQIKVKNSASLTVSPASAVQTSAGATAYRFQSGSRRKAAQRSAPSRTTALEGTGAPGHPQASLGAASAENGGTHLPPAKVLLSDKKPTPQRVIKLKRTPLCATAPSLATPTAARQANSLKPLPGDAARALGVRTENGKDKGN